The Thermococcus alcaliphilus sequence CTACCTATGGGGGAGGGGGAGCGTTGATGCTAAAGGTCCATTGGCGGCTTTCTTTTTTGCCTTTCTCGAAAGCGATGCAAATCTAATCTTTGCAGGTTTGGTGGACGAAGAGAGATACTCTCTCGGAGCTAAAAATTTGGAAATTCCAAAGCCAGACTTCATAATTATCGGAGAACCCAGCGGATTTGAAGGTGTTACAATTGGATATAGGGGAAGTTTGACCATGAAGTTCGTTGAAAAAGTAGAGAAGTTCCATGGAAGTCTAAGCTCAAAAGGTGCCGCAGAAAAATTGATTGACACATGGCTGGAGCTTAGCAAGGACTTTGGCGAAGGCTTTGATAATCCCAGCGGGAGAATCTTGACGTTTAACGCTTACGAGAGGGATTTTGACTTTTATGGAGAGATGATTGTGAATATAAGAACACCACCTAATTACGAGCCTTCAATTAAAGGTGAGATTCTGGATTTCGTACCTGCCTATGAGGTATCTCCTCGTAGTTTATTAGTCCGGGCTTTTGTTAGGGCCATACGAAAAAATGGTGCAAAGCCAAGATTGAAGAGAAAATTGGGGACGG is a genomic window containing:
- a CDS encoding [LysW]-lysine hydrolase, producing the protein MEISEEEKIEFLRELVSIYSPSGEEEKVAKFLLESFESFGVEAYIDEVGNVIAEKSGKGKRILLAGHMDTVRGYIPIRIEDNYLWGRGSVDAKGPLAAFFFAFLESDANLIFAGLVDEERYSLGAKNLEIPKPDFIIIGEPSGFEGVTIGYRGSLTMKFVEKVEKFHGSLSSKGAAEKLIDTWLELSKDFGEGFDNPSGRILTFNAYERDFDFYGEMIVNIRTPPNYEPSIKGEILDFVPAYEVSPRSLLVRAFVRAIRKNGAKPRLKRKLGTADMNILAPKFGVDAVAYGPGDSRLDHTPYERLNLEEYIASIKILETALGELANI